One Equus caballus isolate H_3958 breed thoroughbred chromosome 8, TB-T2T, whole genome shotgun sequence genomic window, AAATGTTTAATGAGCTGTTGCTTCTGACTAAAAGGCTCTGTGCTATCACAATATTGATAAGACTTCCACAGTGTGGGGCCATCTGTGTGTAATAAATGGCGTCTTCTGGGAGAAGGCTTTCCTATACGGTCTACTGTTCTAAAAGCTCTTTCCTTCCTGAATTCTGTTTAGTGAGACTTACCTTTGCAATGACAGTTTTGTCAACAGTCAGCGCAGTGACAGTGTTTCTCTCCTGCCTGTGTGCTCAGAAGGGCGGGGAGGCGCGACAGCTGCCAGCAGGCTTCCCATGCTCGCTGGACTCACGTGGCTTCTCCAGGACATGAGTCCTGTGATGTGTCATGAGCTGTGACTTCCTGCTGAAGGCAGTCCCACACTCAGTGCACCCATAGTATTTATCTcctgtgtgaattctctgatgccGCATGAGGTGGGACTTCCTAGTGAAAGACTTCCCACACTCACCACATTCATAGGGTCTCTCTCCTGTATGAATCCTCTGATGTATAATGAGCTGTGCCTTCTCAAAGAAAGCTTTGGCACAATCACTGCATCCATAggttttctctcctgtatgaTTTCTCTGATGCTTAATGAGCTGCACTTTCTGAACAAATGCTTTCCCGCATTCACtgcattcatagggcttctcccctgtatgaattctctgatgccTCAGAAGTTGTGGCTTCCAGGCAAAAGCTTTCCTACATTCACCACACTCAaagggtttttctccagtgtggGTTCTCTGATGGTGGATGAGGCTTGACTTCTCGCTGAAGGCTTTTCCACACTCACTGCACTCATAgggcttctcccctgtgtgtgtCCTCTGATGGGACATCAGGCTTGACCGCTGCgtgaaggccttcccacactcaCTGCATTCAtaaggcttctctccagtgtgagttctttgatGTGTTAGGAGCTGTGACTTCCCAAAGAAAGTTTTCCCACACTCAACACATCCATAGGGTTTCTCTCCCAGATGGGTTTTCTGATGTCTGATCAGCTCCGACTTCTTGAAGAAGGCCTCGTCGCAATCGCCGCAGTGATGGTTCCTCTCTCCTGTGTGAGTTATTTGGTGTTTAACGAGCTGTGGTTTTCTGATGAAGGCTTCTCCACACTCCCTGCactcatagggcttctctcctgtgtggaTCCTCTGATGCCTAATGAGGAGCGAGTTCCTGCTGAAGGCTTTTTCACACTCACTACATGCATAGGGTTTCTTCCCCGTGTGAGTCCTCTGATGAGTAATAAGCTGCGACTTCCAAAAGAAGGCTTTCCCACAATCACCACacttatagggtttctctcccgTGTGCATTCTCTGATGGGAGATGAGCTTTAGCTTCTGAGAGAAGGCTTTCCCACAGTCACTGCAGCCGTAGGGCTTCTCTActgtgtgagttctctgatgtcTTTTAAGCTGGGACTTCCtgctgaaggccttcccacattcgcGGCAGCTGTAGGGCTTCTCTCCCGTGTGAGTCCTCTGATGTAAAACGAGCAGTGACTTCCTACTGAAAGCTTTTTGACACTCACCACACCcatatggtttttctcctgaATGAGTCCTTTGGTGAATAGTGAGCAATGACTTCTGGGAGAAGGCCTTCCCGCACTGGCCGCAGCCGTAGGGCTTCTCCCCCGTGTGAGTTCTCTGATGCACAATGAGCTGTGACTTCTTGCTAAAAGTTTTGCCACATTCCATGCATAGACAGACTCCTGACTGCGTTATCTGGCTTGTAATGAGCCACGACTCCTTCCTGCTGGCTTTTCTACATTTACTGTAACCACGGTATTTTATTCCACTGTGGGGTCTATCAGGTTTGATATAGACTAACGATTTCTTATTGAGCTCATCAAGTTTCTTTCTTCCACAGTTATTTTTTGgaataagaaaatcaaaaggaTGTTTCAAACTTTTTTCACCTGTGTCACATTTATGAGGCCTCATTCCTAAATGAACAAAGTTAATGCtggaatgaaatattttcccaaaaaCATCATATTCATGGCCTCTCTCCATACCTTTGTCTTGATTATCCTGGTGCCACATTTTGAGATTATCATCTAGCCAGACTtcttctaaaaaggaaaaaaatgaacccaTACTGTGTGAATCCCTCAATGATTATGCTTATTGAAGAAAACTTCTGAAATGGAGCCTAGGATcctagtcacacacacacacacaaatctctcAAATACAATGTCTACTTATTGGGCATTGAAAAttttaacagaaaacagaatttaaatttacaaatttataaaaacatgaacttttaaatatggaaatatgAAATATACCCAAGGAAGAGTGATCACAACCAAAAGAGACTGGAGCAATTTTCAATCAAATACTGGAGAGCTCAATTTACTTATTCAACAACGATCTACTGATTATCTACTATGTGTCCAGAACTTGATCTAGCAGGTCAGAGAAGACAAGGAGGTGCCCCCATCAGAGGGCTTACAACGCAGGAAGACAGAGACCAATGACACATGAAAGGAAAAGATGAGCACACACTGTTGAGCACTATAAGGGAAGAAGCATTGACTAGGACGCAGGTCAACGTGGGATATCAACCTGCCCTCTGAAAGATGAGCAACGTTAGTTTTCAGTACtatcattacatttaaaaaacattctcaTTCAAGATCATTGCCTGAATCACTGAAATCAGTAGCTTCCCCATCATTAGAGCTACTTTTGGGAAAGTTCTCCAGATCTCAGCACCaactttttaatcagattttttgacattttaactGAATTCACAATCTATATATGATGCTATCAGTGGAAATTATTCCAAACTACAAGAATTCTTTGCATAacattaggatttttttttaacccgTAAGCATATTTGTCTGTGATTTCCACAATACGACCATTTATGGATATTTTACACTGACCTTTTAGAGGTTGTTCACTTTATGATGATACTCTTTACTAGCTCTTATGGGGCAATATTCCCAGGAAGTACTCTGCAAGATGAAAGATTTGGCAAGATCTCAAATTTAAGGGACCTATTCTTTTTCTGCAGGataattttttttgggggggataaAAAAGCCTCATCTAATTCTCAGATATATCAGAATTTCAGAGGAAGAACCAACTGGAGCTGGTGATACGGAGGAAAATGAAAGGATTAATGTGTTGAGCTACAGGAGTGGAGAGGATCATACTAGCCACTGAGATGAAAACGACTGTGGGAAGAAGTTTGGAGATTAAATGCCACAGTCGTATGTAGACATAAAACGTGTCAGACCCACATGAAgagtaaaaaaaattgtttcctgaaatgtaaaagtaaataaaataaatattttaaattaaaatcaaatcaaGAATTAAGATTAAGATATATAtccaaattaatatattaa contains:
- the ZNF605 gene encoding zinc finger protein 605 isoform X3, which produces MIESQISFEDVAVDFTLEEWQLLNPTQKNLYRDVMLENYSNLAFLGYQIIKPDAVFQLEQEEQWITDEEILNHSCPEEVWLDDNLKMWHQDNQDKGMERGHEYDVFGKIFHSSINFVHLGMRPHKCDTGEKSLKHPFDFLIPKNNCGRKKLDELNKKSLVYIKPDRPHSGIKYRGYSKCRKASRKESWLITSQITQSGVCLCMECGKTFSKKSQLIVHQRTHTGEKPYGCGQCGKAFSQKSLLTIHQRTHSGEKPYGCGECQKAFSRKSLLVLHQRTHTGEKPYSCRECGKAFSRKSQLKRHQRTHTVEKPYGCSDCGKAFSQKLKLISHQRMHTGEKPYKCGDCGKAFFWKSQLITHQRTHTGKKPYACSECEKAFSRNSLLIRHQRIHTGEKPYECRECGEAFIRKPQLVKHQITHTGERNHHCGDCDEAFFKKSELIRHQKTHLGEKPYGCVECGKTFFGKSQLLTHQRTHTGEKPYECSECGKAFTQRSSLMSHQRTHTGEKPYECSECGKAFSEKSSLIHHQRTHTGEKPFECGECRKAFAWKPQLLRHQRIHTGEKPYECSECGKAFVQKVQLIKHQRNHTGEKTYGCSDCAKAFFEKAQLIIHQRIHTGERPYECGECGKSFTRKSHLMRHQRIHTGDKYYGCTECGTAFSRKSQLMTHHRTHVGLKYYECNECGKVISRKSRFVVHQRTRTGEKPFKCSERGKGFSQKSHLVTHHTVHTGEKLYGCECGKAFSRKSHLITHKRTHTGEKPYECSDCNKVFSQTSQLIIHQRSHTGEKPYGCGECGRAFSGKSQLITHKRTHIDEKPNKCSECGKAFREKSSLNKHQRIHAGEKPYGCSECGKAFSGKPLLIRHQKTHSGEKPYGCNDCTKAFIWKSQLIIHQRTHTGEKPHGCSECGKAFSQKSYLMIHQRTHTEQKP
- the ZNF605 gene encoding zinc finger protein 605 isoform X2; its protein translation is MWHQDNQDKGMERGHEYDVFGKIFHSSINFVHLGMRPHKCDTGEKSLKHPFDFLIPKNNCGRKKLDELNKKSLVYIKPDRPHSGIKYRGYSKCRKASRKESWLITSQITQSGVCLCMECGKTFSKKSQLIVHQRTHTGEKPYGCGQCGKAFSQKSLLTIHQRTHSGEKPYGCGECQKAFSRKSLLVLHQRTHTGEKPYSCRECGKAFSRKSQLKRHQRTHTVEKPYGCSDCGKAFSQKLKLISHQRMHTGEKPYKCGDCGKAFFWKSQLITHQRTHTGKKPYACSECEKAFSRNSLLIRHQRIHTGEKPYECRECGEAFIRKPQLVKHQITHTGERNHHCGDCDEAFFKKSELIRHQKTHLGEKPYGCVECGKTFFGKSQLLTHQRTHTGEKPYECSECGKAFTQRSSLMSHQRTHTGEKPYECSECGKAFSEKSSLIHHQRTHTGEKPFECGECRKAFAWKPQLLRHQRIHTGEKPYECSECGKAFVQKVQLIKHQRNHTGEKTYGCSDCAKAFFEKAQLIIHQRIHTGERPYECGECGKSFTRKSHLMRHQRIHTGDKYYGCTECGTAFSRKSQLMTHHRTHVLEKPRESSEHGKPAGSCRASPPF
- the ZNF605 gene encoding zinc finger protein 605 isoform X1, whose amino-acid sequence is MIESQISFEDVAVDFTLEEWQLLNPTQKNLYRDVMLENYSNLAFLGYQIIKPDAVFQLEQEEQWITDEEILNHSCPEEVWLDDNLKMWHQDNQDKGMERGHEYDVFGKIFHSSINFVHLGMRPHKCDTGEKSLKHPFDFLIPKNNCGRKKLDELNKKSLVYIKPDRPHSGIKYRGYSKCRKASRKESWLITSQITQSGVCLCMECGKTFSKKSQLIVHQRTHTGEKPYGCGQCGKAFSQKSLLTIHQRTHSGEKPYGCGECQKAFSRKSLLVLHQRTHTGEKPYSCRECGKAFSRKSQLKRHQRTHTVEKPYGCSDCGKAFSQKLKLISHQRMHTGEKPYKCGDCGKAFFWKSQLITHQRTHTGKKPYACSECEKAFSRNSLLIRHQRIHTGEKPYECRECGEAFIRKPQLVKHQITHTGERNHHCGDCDEAFFKKSELIRHQKTHLGEKPYGCVECGKTFFGKSQLLTHQRTHTGEKPYECSECGKAFTQRSSLMSHQRTHTGEKPYECSECGKAFSEKSSLIHHQRTHTGEKPFECGECRKAFAWKPQLLRHQRIHTGEKPYECSECGKAFVQKVQLIKHQRNHTGEKTYGCSDCAKAFFEKAQLIIHQRIHTGERPYECGECGKSFTRKSHLMRHQRIHTGDKYYGCTECGTAFSRKSQLMTHHRTHVLEKPRESSEHGKPAGSCRASPPF